One window from the genome of Mustela lutreola isolate mMusLut2 chromosome 11, mMusLut2.pri, whole genome shotgun sequence encodes:
- the SALL3 gene encoding sal-like protein 3 yields the protein MSRRKQAKPQHLKSDEELPPPDGAPEHAVPGDGATAGDSGSEARSGSEDTSVCEKCCAEFFKWADFLEHKKGCTKNPPVLIVGEDEPAPPSEHFPEPSPASSPSERTESEAAEEAAPADSGEGGEARAPEKEEEPMEAEPAGDESFQTPGPSHAGKPPLPQIPEPAPVAAYSMPNTNVTLETLLSTKVAVAQFSQNARAAGSAGSGGGVTAVAVPMILEQLMALQQQQIHQLQLIEQIRSQVAMMNRQPLRPPLNPGAATAAPNTPVPASSQLQGLATHSALQLSAGAPPTPTAPGPAAQPATYEGPQPLSQPASGANTPHVPGGGPSIPTEASGPASSGTAPASTVPALAAGPSSSSSQPQNASTPPALGPGPLLSSAPSLPTPLLPQTSASSVIFPNPLVSIAATANALDPLSALLKHRKGKPPNVSVFEPKASAEDPFFKHKCRFCAKVFGSDSALQIHLRSHTGERPFKCNVCGNRFSTKGNLKVHFQRHKEKYPHIQMNPYPVPEYLDNVPTCSGIPYGMSLPPEKPVTTWLDSKPVLPTVSTSVGLQLPPTIPGVGSYADSPSLTPASRSPQRPSPASSECTSLSPGLNSSESGVPGAAESPQPGLSGSSQTKTEPVSLPCANPRPGEGPGSGQVSATSAAAILTDSSASTGLCSPVLPSGSDQFKAKFPFGGLLDSMQTSETSKLQQLVENIDKKMTDPNQCVICHRVLSCQSALKMHYRTHTGERPFKCKICGRAFTTKGNLKTHFGVHRAKPPLRVQHSCPICQKKFTNAVVLQQHIRMHMGGQIPNTPLPEGFQDAMDAELPYDDKAAEVLSGYDDDADENSMEDDAELREPAGDPPKPLLSYAGSCPPSPPSVISSIAALENQMKMMDSVMSCPQLTALKSLENGSGDSDRLSNDSSSAVGDLESRSAGSPALSESSSSTRALSPMNSNSESLPSKSPGLSAQEEPQEMPLKTERPDSPPPAPENGGALDLTAAPPGRPAIKEEAPFSLLFLSRERGPSQSTPSLVAGPAPAMIKMEVNGHSKAIPLGEGAPLPAAAQVPPGPQAVMSPGLAPMLAPPPRRTPKQHNCQSCGKTFSSASALQIHERTHTGEKPFGCTICGRAFTTKGNLKVHMGTHMWNNAPARRGRRLSVENPMALLGGDALKFSEMFQKDLAARAMNVDPSFWNQYAAAITNGLAMKNNEISVIQNGGIPQLPVSLGGSALPPLGSLAAGMDKVRSGGSPPIVGLDKASSETGASRPFTRFIEDNKEIGIN from the exons ATGTCTCGGCGCAAGCAGGCCAAGCCCCAGCACCTCAAGTCGGACGAAGAGCTGCCGCCGCCGGACGGGGCTCCCGAGCACG CCGTCCCCGGGGACGGGGCCACCGCCGGGGACAGCGGGAGCGAGGCCAGGAGCGGGAGCGAGGACACGAGCGTGTGCGAGAAGTGCTGCGCCGAGTTCTTCAAGTGGGCCGATTTCCTGGAGCACAAGAAGGGCTGCACGAAAAACCCGCCGGTGCTGATCGTGGGCGAAGATGAGCCGGCCCCTCCGTCCGAGCACTTTCCAGAACCTTCCCCGGCCAGCTCTCCCAGCGAGCGGACAGAGAGCGAGGCGGCCGAGGAGGCGGCGCCCGCAGACAGCGGCGAAGGCGGTGAGGCAAGGGCCccggagaaagaggaggagcccATGGAGGCCGAGCCCGCTGGGGACGAGAGCTTCCAGACCCCCGGCCCCTCGCACGCGGGGAAGCCGCCTCTACCTCAGATCCCCGAGCCAGCGCCCGTGGCCGCCTACAGCATGCCAAACACCAACGTGACCTTGGAGACCCTCCTGAGCACCAAGGTGGCCGTGGCACAGTTCTCCCAGAACGCGAGGGCTGCGGGCAGCGCGGGATCTGGCGGCGGGGTCACAGCGGTGGCCGTCCCCATGATCCTGGAGCAGCTCATggccctgcagcagcagcagattCACCAGCTGCAGCTCATCGAGCAGATCCGCAGCCAGGTGGCCATGATGAACCGCCAGCCCCTGCGGCCACCCCTGAACCCCGGGGCGGCCACGGCGGCCCCGAACACCCCGGTGCCGGCCTCCAGCCAGCTGCAGGGGCTGGCCACCCACTCCGCCCTGCAGCTCTCGGCCGGGGCCCCCCCCACGCCCACGGCTCCTGGCCCCGCTGCCCAGCCGGCCACCTACGAGGGCCCCCAGCCCCTGTCCCAGCCGGCCTCTGGGGCAAACACCCCGCACGTCCCCGGTGGGGGCCCCTCCATCCCCACCGAGGCGAGCGGGCCGGCGTCCTCCGGCACGGCCCCGGCCTCCACCGTCCCAGCCTTGGCGGCCGGCCCCTCCAGCAGCAGCTCCCAGCCGCAGAACGCCTCGACGCCCCCCGCCCTGGGGCCGGGGCCCCTCCTCAGCTCAGCCCCCAGCCTGCCAACCCCACTTCTACCTCAGACCTCCGCCAGCAGCGTCATCTTCCCCAACCCGCTGGTCAGCATCGCGGCCACCGCCAACGCGCTGGACCCGCTGTCGGCCCTCCTGAAGCACCGCAAGGGCAAGCCCCCAAACGTGTCGGTGTTCGAGCCCAAGGCCAGTGCCGAGGACCCCTTCTTCAAGCACAAGTGCCGATTCTGTGCGAAGGTGTTCGGCAGTGACAGCGCCCTGCAGATCCACCTGCGCTCCCACACCGGCGAGAGGCCCTTCAAGTGCAACGTCTGCGGGAACCGCTTCTCCACCAAGGGCAACCTCAAGGTCCACTTTCAGAGGCACAAGGAGAAGTACCCCCACATCCAGATGAACCCCTACCCCGTCCCGGAGTATCTGGACAACGTGCCCACCTGTTCCGGCATCCCCTACGGGATGTCGCTGCCTCCGGAGAAGCCAGTGACCACCTGGCTGGACAGCAAGCCCGTGTTGCCCACGGTGTCCACATCGGTCGGGCTGCAGCTCCCGCCCACCATCCCTGGCGTCGGCAGCTACGCAGACTCCCCCAGCCTCACCCCCGCAAGCCGCTCCCCGCAGCGGCCCTCGCCCGCATCTAGCGAGTGCACCTCCCTGTCCCCCGGCCTCAACAGCTCTGAGTCCGGTGTCCCGGGGGCAGCCGAGTCCCCCCAGCCAGGGCTCAGCGGCTCTTCTCAGACCAAAACCGAGCCCGTGAGCCTCCCCTGCGCGAACCCCAGGCCAGGGGAGGGCCCCGGGAGCGGGCAGGTCTCTGCCACGTCTGCGGCGGCCATCCTGACGGATAGCAGCGCCTCCACGGGCCTGTGCAGCCCGGTCCTTCCGTCCGGCTCGGACCAGTTCAAGGCCAAGTTCCCCTTCGGGGGCCTGCTGGACTCCATGCAGACGTCTGAGACGTCCAAGCTGCAGCAGCTGGTGGAGAACATTGACAAGAAGATGACGGACCCCAACCAGTGCGTCATCTGCCACCGCGTCCTGAGCTGCCAGAGCGCCCTCAAGATGCACTACCGGACGCACACAGGGGAGAGGCCCTTCAAGTGCAAGATCTGCGGGCGCGCCTTTACCACCAAGGGCAACCTGAAGACGCACTTCGGGGTTCACCGGGCCAAGCCGCCGCTGCGCGTGCAGCACTCGTGCCCCATCTGCCAGAAGAAGTTCACCAACGCCGTGGTCCTGCAGCAGCACATCCGCATGCACATGGGGGGGCAGATCCCCAACACGCCGCTGCCCGAGGGCTTCCAGGACGCCATGGATGCCGAGCTCCCCTACGATGACAAGGCGGCGGAGGTCCTCAGCGGCTACGACGACGACGCGGATGAGAACTCCATGGAGGACGACGCCGAGCTGCGGGAGCCCGCCGGCGACCCGCCCAAGCCGCTGCTGTCCTACGCAGGGTCCTGCCCGCCCTCGCCGCCCTCGGTCATCTCCAGCATCGCCGCCCTGGAGAACCAGATGAAGATGATGGACTCGGTCATGAGCTGCCCGCAGCTGACTGCCCTGAAGTCCCTGGAGAACGGGTCCGGGGACAGTGACCGTCTGAGCAACGACTCCTCGTCAGCCGTGGGCGACCTGGAGAGCCGGAGCGCGGGCAGCCCGGCCCTGTCCGAGTCCTCGTCCTCCACACGCGCCCTGTCGCCCATGAACAGCAACAGCGAGAGCTTGCCCTCCAAGTCCCCGGGCCTCAGCGCCCAGGAAGAGCCCCAGGAGATGCCACTAAAGACCGAGAGGCCGGAcagcccgccccctgcccccgaaAACGGAGGCGCGCTGGACCTCACGGCGGCCCCGCCCGGCCGGCCGGCCATCAAGGAGGAAGCCCCCTTTAGCCTGCTGTTCCTGAGCAGAGAACGCG GTCCCAGCCAAAGCACTCCTAGCCTGGTCGCCGGCCCCGCGCCCGCCATGATCAAAATGGAAGTGAACGGGCACAGCAAAGCCATCCCGCTGGGCGAGGGCGCGCCGCTGCCGGCCGCGGCCCAGGTGCCCCCGGGGCCCCAGGCCGTGATGAGCCCCGGCCTCGCGCCCATGCTGGCCCCCCCGCCGCGCCGCACCCCCAAACAACACAACTGTCAGTCGTGCGGGAAGACCTTCTCCTCGGCCAGCGCCCTGCAGATCCACGAGCGCACGCACACCGGAGAGAAGCCCTTCGGCTGCACCATCTGCGGGAGAGCCTTCACCACGAAGGGCAACCTCAAG GTGCACATGGGCACGCACATGTGGAACAACGCCCCCGCGAGGCGCGGCCGCCGCCTGTCCGTGGAAAACCCCATGGCTCTGCTGGGGGGCGACGCCCTGAAGTTCTCAGAAATGTTCCAGAAGGATCTGGCAGCGCGAGCAATGAACGTTGACCCGAGTTTCTGGAACCAGTATGCGGCAGCCATCACCAATGGCCTCGCCATGAAGAACAACGAGATCTCCGTCATCCAGAACGGGGGCATCCCCCAGCTCCCCGTAAGTCTCGGGGGAAGCGCCCTCCCCCCCTTGGGTTCTCTGGCCGCCGGGATGGACAAAGTGCGCAGCGGCGGCAGTCCGCCCATCGTGGGTTTGGACAAAGCCAGCTCCGAGACAGGAGCCAGCCGTCCGTTCACGAGGTTTATCGAGGATAACAAAGAGATCGGTATTAACTAG